Proteins encoded by one window of Sulfurimonas crateris:
- the trpC gene encoding indole-3-glycerol phosphate synthase TrpC, translated as MILDEIIKKTREDVIKREKEFSLDWLGRSLAFNARAPRDVFPYLRATDEDPYRIIAEVKKASPSKGVIREDFDPIAIAQSYERGGASAISVLTEPHFFQGNLDYLGQIRRYVGIPLLRKDFIVTKYQILEAMVHGADFILLIAAALSKGELKELLGYTRHLGMEALVEVHDKSDLVKAIYAGSDIIGINHRNLQTFEMNMQLSYELIPMIPNGKIIVAESGIYEHGQLEDLSKAGVDAFLVGESLMREADEEAALRKLKYGKNKNA; from the coding sequence ATGATTTTAGACGAGATAATAAAAAAAACAAGAGAAGATGTAATAAAAAGAGAGAAGGAGTTTTCACTTGACTGGCTTGGACGCTCACTTGCCTTTAATGCAAGAGCGCCGAGAGATGTTTTTCCATACTTGAGAGCTACGGATGAGGATCCATACAGAATAATCGCAGAGGTAAAAAAAGCCTCTCCTTCAAAAGGTGTGATCCGTGAAGATTTTGATCCCATAGCGATCGCACAGAGCTATGAGAGAGGAGGGGCAAGCGCTATCTCTGTTCTTACCGAACCTCACTTTTTTCAAGGAAATCTGGACTATTTGGGGCAGATAAGAAGATATGTAGGGATTCCGCTACTTAGAAAAGATTTCATAGTAACAAAATATCAGATACTCGAAGCAATGGTTCACGGTGCAGATTTTATTCTTCTTATTGCCGCGGCTCTTAGCAAAGGCGAGCTTAAAGAGCTTCTTGGATATACAAGACATCTGGGCATGGAGGCACTTGTTGAGGTACATGACAAGAGCGATTTGGTAAAAGCGATCTATGCTGGGAGCGATATTATCGGGATAAATCACAGAAATCTTCAAACTTTTGAGATGAATATGCAACTCTCCTACGAGCTTATTCCGATGATACCAAACGGCAAGATAATCGTTGCAGAGAGCGGTATTTATGAGCATGGACAGCTTGAAGATCTCTCTAAAGCGGGAGTCGATGCCTTTTTGGTAGGTGAGTCTCTGATGAGAGAAGCTGATGAGGAAGCAGCGCTTAGAAAACTGAAATACGGAAAAAATAAAAACGCCTAA
- a CDS encoding tetratricopeptide repeat protein: MHSLTRFSLLIGVLIFILGCSSKDIEVKGHQKVFEYEDLYILNALWFEERQDYKNSSDIFNTLYLKTGKKEYLYRSLRDELAANENERVISRADDALGDEIDDFELIRIKIVALMRADRLLEAKELGLELVAKSNSVDDYLLVSEIYVKLKQFDTAVKYLEGAYIKNYNEKILEKMAVILYVNLERKKDAIAQLETHSRIHGCTKLICSKLIGFYSNDNNVDGLLSTYLRLYKIDSSRDIGEKIVQIYGYKKDYKKMVEFLEQSSINKELLLQLYIKMKNYKKAVGIAKELYDESGDASYLGQSAIFEYESAEDKSDTAMHKSVISKLKEVIETKREGMYLNYLGYLLIDHGINVKKGIAYVKEALKIEPNSIYYLDSLAWGYYKLGDCKRAAKIMKKVANMDGSSNSEVVEHIEAIKKCNKKQKGTK, from the coding sequence ATGCATAGTCTTACTAGATTTTCTCTTCTTATTGGGGTACTTATTTTTATTCTCGGGTGCTCCTCTAAAGATATAGAGGTAAAAGGGCATCAGAAAGTCTTTGAGTATGAGGATCTTTACATACTAAATGCTCTCTGGTTTGAAGAGAGGCAGGATTACAAGAACTCATCAGATATATTTAATACTCTCTACTTAAAAACAGGCAAAAAAGAGTACCTATACCGCTCCCTAAGAGATGAGTTGGCTGCAAATGAGAACGAACGCGTCATAAGCAGAGCAGACGATGCTTTAGGGGATGAGATAGATGATTTTGAGCTTATAAGGATAAAAATAGTAGCCCTTATGAGAGCAGATAGACTCTTGGAAGCAAAAGAGCTTGGTCTAGAGCTTGTTGCAAAGTCAAACAGTGTTGATGACTATCTGCTTGTAAGTGAGATATATGTAAAACTAAAACAGTTTGACACCGCGGTGAAGTATCTAGAGGGCGCATATATTAAAAACTATAACGAGAAGATACTTGAGAAGATGGCAGTCATCTTGTATGTAAATCTGGAGAGAAAAAAAGATGCGATCGCACAGCTTGAGACTCACTCAAGAATACATGGATGTACAAAGCTAATCTGCTCAAAGCTTATCGGTTTTTACAGCAACGACAACAATGTCGATGGTCTTTTATCGACATACTTAAGACTTTACAAGATAGATTCAAGCAGAGATATAGGTGAAAAAATAGTCCAGATATACGGCTATAAAAAAGATTACAAAAAGATGGTCGAGTTTTTGGAGCAGAGCAGCATCAACAAGGAACTGCTTCTTCAGCTCTACATAAAGATGAAAAATTATAAAAAAGCGGTCGGTATTGCAAAAGAGCTATACGATGAGAGCGGTGATGCCTCTTATCTTGGACAGAGTGCAATATTTGAGTATGAGAGCGCTGAGGATAAGAGCGATACAGCGATGCATAAAAGCGTTATCTCCAAACTAAAAGAGGTAATAGAGACAAAAAGAGAGGGCATGTACCTTAACTATCTCGGTTATCTTTTGATAGATCACGGAATTAATGTAAAAAAAGGGATAGCGTATGTGAAAGAGGCGCTTAAGATAGAGCCAAACTCTATCTACTATCTTGATTCACTTGCTTGGGGATACTATAAACTCGGAGATTGTAAAAGAGCTGCAAAGATCATGAAAAAAGTTGCAAATATGGACGGCAGCAGCAACAGCGAGGTTGTTGAACATATTGAAGCTATAAAAAAATGCAATAAAAAACAAAAGGGTACAAAGTAG
- the flgH gene encoding flagellar basal body L-ring protein FlgH, whose product MVLMPIYAILFFSGCTANLTDPEIDFEPPAYVEQMPSREDKKDFASVGSIFGQGENPLFTDHKAMHVNDVVTVIISENAQSSSTGSKQLSEDDTMGLGGGLFSAGGTNSAVNSAVNKLNGLSNVGFTGSSSSAYAGQGSASRDASFTTTISARIVKVLENGNYFISGKREILVDDQKQIIQIGGVIRPYDIDQYNRIESSQISDAKILYKTEGDVDRATKQGWGTKIIQAVWPF is encoded by the coding sequence ATGGTGCTGATGCCGATTTATGCTATACTATTTTTTTCCGGTTGTACGGCAAATTTGACGGATCCTGAGATAGACTTTGAGCCTCCTGCTTATGTAGAGCAGATGCCATCACGCGAAGACAAGAAGGATTTTGCTTCGGTTGGCAGTATTTTTGGTCAGGGCGAAAACCCACTTTTTACAGACCACAAAGCTATGCACGTAAATGATGTAGTAACGGTTATAATATCTGAAAATGCTCAGAGTTCAAGTACAGGTTCAAAACAGCTCAGTGAAGATGATACGATGGGCTTGGGTGGCGGTCTCTTTAGTGCAGGCGGCACAAACTCTGCGGTAAATTCGGCAGTAAACAAACTAAACGGCTTAAGCAACGTAGGATTTACAGGCAGTTCAAGCAGTGCCTATGCGGGTCAGGGAAGTGCATCAAGAGATGCATCGTTTACTACGACAATTTCTGCTAGAATTGTAAAAGTGCTTGAAAACGGAAACTATTTTATATCCGGCAAGAGAGAGATTTTGGTAGATGATCAGAAGCAGATCATACAGATAGGCGGCGTAATTCGCCCTTATGATATTGATCAATACAACAGAATAGAGTCTTCACAGATAAGTGATGCCAAGATTCTTTATAAGACAGAGGGAGATGTTGACCGTGCGACAAAACAGGGCTGGGGTACAAAAATTATTCAGGCTGTCTGGCCGTTTTAG
- a CDS encoding RrF2 family transcriptional regulator produces the protein MLITRASEYAILSLIVLTKASTPMDSETLSSQLSIPKSFLAKILQSMAKQGLLKSYKGVNGGFALAREPKDISMLQIMSAVEGKAPKVFDCAPSLESCPLDKGSLCSIWPFLNKLQGKIDSFLADLTLADVLE, from the coding sequence ATGTTAATAACCCGTGCTAGTGAGTATGCGATACTCTCCCTAATCGTTTTGACAAAAGCTTCCACTCCAATGGACAGCGAAACACTATCAAGCCAGCTCTCTATTCCAAAAAGTTTTTTAGCTAAAATCCTGCAATCTATGGCTAAGCAGGGTCTTTTAAAGTCATATAAAGGCGTAAACGGCGGTTTTGCTCTTGCTCGTGAGCCAAAAGATATAAGTATGTTGCAGATCATGTCTGCAGTTGAAGGCAAAGCGCCTAAAGTTTTTGATTGCGCACCGTCTCTTGAGAGTTGCCCACTAGACAAAGGCTCTCTATGTTCAATATGGCCTTTTTTAAATAAATTACAAGGTAAGATAGACTCTTTTTTAGCAGACTTGACTTTAGCAGACGTATTAGAGTAA
- a CDS encoding HepT-like ribonuclease domain-containing protein encodes MSKIKFDLLSLIESIDKIQNYSQEFLNADDFYNDQKSFDASMMQLVVIGETITRLDESFKKTHQHIPWQKIKDFRNIIAHDYFGIDADEIWDIIQNKLIPLRSEIQILVDKM; translated from the coding sequence ATGTCTAAAATTAAATTTGATCTTTTGTCGTTAATAGAATCAATTGATAAAATTCAAAACTATTCACAAGAGTTTTTAAATGCTGATGATTTTTACAATGATCAAAAAAGTTTCGATGCTTCTATGATGCAACTTGTAGTCATTGGTGAAACAATTACTCGTCTGGATGAATCATTTAAAAAAACTCATCAGCACATACCTTGGCAAAAGATAAAAGACTTTCGAAATATAATCGCACATGACTATTTTGGTATTGACGCAGATGAAATTTGGGATATTATACAAAACAAACTTATTCCACTCAGAAGTGAAATACAAATTCTTGTAGATAAAATGTAA
- a CDS encoding helix-turn-helix domain-containing protein encodes MHKIANQEDIDTLYRTIGANVMRIRKAKGMTQLDLALAIGLKSVGLISVAEIYHNKKHFNLEHLYKISLVLDVMMKDFFNGVDYDICRVETE; translated from the coding sequence ATGCACAAAATAGCAAATCAGGAAGATATAGATACACTTTATCGAACTATTGGTGCAAATGTAATGCGTATAAGAAAAGCAAAAGGGATGACTCAGTTAGATTTAGCTCTTGCTATTGGGCTAAAATCAGTAGGATTAATTTCTGTTGCAGAAATTTACCACAACAAAAAACATTTCAATTTAGAGCATTTATATAAAATTTCTTTGGTGCTTGACGTAATGATGAAGGATTTTTTTAATGGTGTTGATTATGATATTTGTAGAGTGGAAACAGAATAG
- a CDS encoding outer membrane protein gives MKKIALAVLLASGLIAADSGNYIGIDIGNTKFDMKASAAGVSAEESDDGGSATFKLGYYYDKNSRAFISYQNINVDGGDAYYAGIGYDYLIGDNDIKPFVGGFVGYGSAEVDDLADLDISGVVYGAQAGVNYAINENFSVEAGYRYMKSNMEDTITVSGVDVKLEIDPISNWFVGVNYKF, from the coding sequence ATGAAAAAAATAGCGTTGGCGGTATTGCTTGCGAGTGGTTTGATTGCTGCGGATAGTGGAAATTATATTGGTATTGACATTGGAAATACTAAGTTTGATATGAAAGCTTCTGCTGCTGGAGTTAGCGCAGAAGAGAGTGATGATGGCGGTTCCGCAACTTTCAAGCTTGGATACTATTATGATAAAAATAGCCGTGCATTTATTAGCTATCAAAATATTAATGTAGATGGCGGAGATGCATATTATGCCGGTATTGGTTACGACTATTTAATCGGCGATAATGATATCAAGCCATTTGTTGGTGGTTTTGTAGGGTATGGTTCAGCGGAAGTTGATGATCTAGCAGATTTAGATATTTCAGGAGTTGTGTACGGTGCGCAAGCTGGTGTAAACTATGCTATAAATGAAAATTTTTCAGTTGAAGCTGGTTATCGTTATATGAAGTCAAATATGGAAGATACAATAACAGTGAGTGGTGTTGATGTTAAACTTGAGATTGACCCAATTTCAAACTGGTTTGTTGGTGTAAACTATAAATTTTAG
- a CDS encoding YkgJ family cysteine cluster protein, whose amino-acid sequence MSNIIKKDGYDYIFDASACSSCQARCCTGESGYIHVSASEIESIADLLGLETQAFSEKYLFKHGYRYSIKERKIGESYECAFYDRESNGCAIYEARPQQCRTFPFWDYFKTRVDELKLECPGVIDA is encoded by the coding sequence ATGTCAAATATAATTAAAAAAGACGGATACGACTACATTTTTGATGCCTCTGCATGCAGCTCATGTCAGGCGAGATGCTGCACTGGAGAGAGCGGATATATCCATGTGAGTGCCTCGGAGATAGAGAGTATTGCCGACCTATTAGGATTAGAAACCCAAGCGTTTAGCGAAAAATATCTTTTTAAACACGGATACAGATACTCCATAAAAGAGAGAAAAATTGGCGAGAGTTACGAGTGCGCTTTTTATGACAGAGAATCAAACGGATGCGCTATTTATGAAGCAAGACCGCAGCAGTGCAGAACTTTTCCTTTTTGGGACTACTTTAAAACAAGAGTCGATGAGTTGAAACTAGAGTGCCCAGGAGTTATTGATGCATAG
- the kdsB gene encoding 3-deoxy-manno-octulosonate cytidylyltransferase, whose translation MIIIPARLASSRFPQKVLADIGGVPMVVRTAQRVAHLGRVVVAADDELIISTCRAHGVEAMLTSTTHKSGTDRINECANILKVDDDELIINVQADEPFIEADVVEKLIKRLEELKQKGEEFIMASCYNSINSESAQDANLVKVVLDDQDNAIYFSRSPIPYNRSGEAQYFGHIGIYGFSKKSLKEFCDLNDAPIEDIEKLEQLRAIYHQKKISMVKVTSTGFGIDTEEDLKRAVEIFL comes from the coding sequence ATGATAATTATTCCGGCAAGGCTTGCTTCAAGCAGATTTCCACAAAAAGTCTTAGCAGACATCGGCGGAGTTCCGATGGTAGTGCGAACTGCTCAAAGAGTTGCACATCTGGGCAGAGTCGTCGTTGCGGCTGATGATGAGCTGATCATCTCAACATGCAGAGCCCACGGTGTTGAGGCGATGCTTACATCAACAACTCACAAAAGCGGAACCGACCGTATAAATGAGTGTGCAAATATTCTAAAGGTAGATGATGATGAGCTTATTATAAACGTTCAAGCAGATGAGCCTTTTATTGAGGCGGATGTTGTCGAAAAGCTTATTAAAAGATTAGAGGAGCTGAAGCAAAAGGGCGAAGAGTTTATCATGGCAAGCTGCTACAACTCTATAAACAGCGAATCTGCACAAGATGCCAACTTGGTAAAAGTGGTGTTAGACGACCAAGACAATGCCATCTACTTCTCACGCTCCCCAATCCCATATAATAGAAGCGGAGAAGCGCAGTACTTCGGTCATATAGGGATATACGGTTTTAGCAAAAAGAGCCTAAAAGAGTTTTGTGATCTTAATGATGCGCCTATTGAAGATATAGAAAAACTAGAACAGCTTCGCGCAATCTACCATCAAAAAAAGATAAGCATGGTTAAAGTAACAAGCACGGGCTTTGGGATAGATACCGAGGAGGATTTAAAAAGAGCGGTTGAGATATTTTTATAA
- a CDS encoding GatB/YqeY domain-containing protein: MNLRDKINQDVKDAMKAKDNKKRDALRLLTSAFKQIEVDERKELNDDDVIKIIQSQVKRRDDAATQYRDAGRDDLMQKELDEIACYKEYLPAQLSDDELSKAIKDIIAKVGAETIKDIGKVMGAASKELSGKADGKRINECAKALLS, translated from the coding sequence GTGAATTTAAGAGATAAGATAAATCAAGATGTCAAAGATGCTATGAAAGCAAAAGATAACAAAAAAAGAGATGCTCTAAGACTTTTGACAAGTGCTTTTAAGCAGATAGAGGTCGATGAGAGAAAAGAGCTTAACGATGATGACGTTATTAAAATAATTCAATCACAGGTCAAAAGAAGAGATGATGCGGCAACGCAGTACAGAGATGCAGGGCGCGACGATCTGATGCAAAAAGAGCTTGATGAGATTGCTTGTTACAAAGAGTATCTGCCTGCACAACTTAGCGATGATGAGCTAAGCAAAGCGATAAAAGATATAATCGCAAAAGTAGGCGCTGAAACTATCAAGGATATTGGAAAAGTGATGGGGGCGGCATCTAAAGAGCTATCAGGCAAGGCTGACGGCAAAAGAATTAATGAGTGCGCAAAGGCACTATTGTCATAA
- a CDS encoding nucleotidyltransferase family protein, producing the protein MKTKNEIITFLQKNRAYICKTFHITKIALFGSFARDEQTDGSDVDLLIELDDNLIDVYDTKESLKQFLSHSFDRSVDLAREKYLKPYAKEFILKDAIYV; encoded by the coding sequence ATGAAAACAAAAAATGAAATCATTACATTTTTGCAAAAAAACAGAGCATACATTTGCAAGACATTTCACATCACAAAAATAGCTCTCTTTGGATCTTTTGCAAGAGATGAACAGACGGATGGCAGTGATGTGGATCTGCTTATTGAGCTTGACGATAACCTGATAGATGTTTATGACACAAAAGAGTCATTAAAACAGTTTTTATCTCATTCTTTCGATCGCAGTGTCGATCTAGCAAGAGAAAAGTATCTAAAGCCCTACGCAAAAGAGTTTATCTTAAAAGATGCAATCTATGTCTAA
- a CDS encoding tRNA1(Val) (adenine(37)-N6)-methyltransferase, producing MLLYQPQEGYCYNSDSIFLYDFVNHFKPRGKILDVGAGCGVVGLLVARDNEKVELEAVEKQDVFAEYASINARVNKIDYRLHKSDFLELDEDVKYDFIISNPPFYHEGVTKSENEMLFNARYNVNLPLDRFFKKVSRLLKPRSHFIFCYDASQFGLICAELTKTNMRAVDVRFVHPKSDRAASLVMIHARNGSKSLMKIWAPFISFDGEEFSQEAQNIYKKARTQSIKCQI from the coding sequence ATGCTTCTTTATCAGCCGCAAGAGGGCTACTGCTACAACAGCGACTCAATCTTTTTATATGACTTTGTAAATCATTTTAAACCTAGAGGAAAGATTTTAGATGTTGGAGCAGGGTGCGGTGTTGTGGGACTTTTGGTCGCACGAGATAACGAGAAAGTTGAACTTGAAGCCGTTGAGAAGCAGGATGTTTTTGCAGAGTATGCCTCTATTAATGCGAGAGTTAACAAGATAGATTACAGACTCCACAAGAGTGATTTTTTAGAGTTGGATGAAGATGTTAAGTATGACTTTATCATCTCAAATCCCCCCTTTTATCATGAGGGTGTGACAAAGAGTGAAAATGAGATGTTATTTAATGCACGCTATAATGTCAACTTACCGTTAGATAGATTTTTCAAAAAGGTCTCAAGACTCTTAAAACCGAGGTCTCATTTTATTTTCTGTTATGATGCTTCGCAGTTTGGACTTATCTGCGCGGAGCTTACAAAAACAAATATGAGAGCGGTTGATGTACGTTTTGTTCATCCTAAAAGTGATAGGGCGGCATCTCTTGTGATGATACATGCCAGAAACGGCTCAAAGTCACTTATGAAAATTTGGGCGCCCTTTATCAGTTTTGACGGGGAAGAGTTTTCACAAGAGGCTCAAAATATATATAAAAAAGCACGGACACAAAGTATAAAATGTCAAATATAA
- the flhA gene encoding flagellar biosynthesis protein FlhA — protein MAILAIIIVPLPSSILDVLLTISMALAVLILLISLYVPKPTDLTTFPTLILILTLFRLALNIATTRMILSHGHEGPDEVSSIINSFGNFVVGGNYVIGIVVFSILVLINFMVITKGSTRVAEVAARFTLDSMPGKQMAVDADLNAGLIDDAEAKRRRAEILQDANFYGAMDGSSKFVKGDAVAGIIITLINIIGGFLIGVFQHDMTVGDSATTFTLLTIGDGLVGQIPALIISTATGIMITRSSGEGDNFAEGAINQITGNAKIMMIVGFIMILFALVPGLPTASMGFVGILFALLGWSIYKYEKGELSILDVNNILSKTKEQEAKQKAMRPAKSNEEIAKEEESALEDILKVEMLELTLGYQLIRLADSAQGGDLLERIRSMRRKIASDFGFLMPQVRIRDNLHLQPQQYQILLKGIPIGEGTIMPDKFLAMDSGMATGEINGERTKEPAFGLEALWIAPELKEDAIINGYTVVDPATVISTHMSELIKKNAEDLLTRQEVQTLINKIKNDFPIIVDDVTKVASIGLIQRVLKALLHEKVPLKDMLTILETIADVAEFTKNVDVITEQVRAKLSRIITKMYSGEDGVIRLLTFDTPSEQLMLEKSQERDGTRNLMLNVGEINALIQATSAKAAELLQKGVSPVVVIVDPQLRRGVAEIFERFSLDVVTLSHAEIDSSATFEVMGSISIKEQDK, from the coding sequence ATGGCAATACTTGCTATAATCATTGTTCCTCTGCCATCTTCCATACTGGACGTTTTACTTACTATATCTATGGCTCTTGCGGTACTTATTCTGCTTATATCGCTCTATGTTCCAAAACCGACCGACCTGACCACTTTTCCGACACTTATTTTAATACTTACGCTCTTTAGGCTCGCTCTTAATATTGCGACCACCAGAATGATCCTAAGCCACGGGCATGAAGGTCCTGATGAAGTAAGCAGTATTATTAACAGCTTTGGAAATTTTGTTGTCGGCGGAAACTATGTTATCGGTATCGTCGTCTTCTCGATCCTTGTTCTTATAAACTTTATGGTTATTACAAAGGGTTCAACAAGGGTTGCAGAGGTTGCTGCACGTTTTACACTCGATTCGATGCCGGGTAAGCAGATGGCAGTCGATGCCGACCTAAATGCAGGACTTATCGACGATGCAGAGGCAAAGAGAAGAAGAGCAGAGATACTCCAAGATGCAAACTTTTACGGAGCAATGGACGGTTCGTCTAAATTCGTAAAAGGTGACGCGGTTGCCGGTATAATCATCACTCTTATCAATATAATCGGCGGCTTTTTAATAGGTGTCTTTCAACACGATATGACAGTCGGCGACAGTGCTACAACATTTACCCTTCTAACGATCGGTGACGGTCTTGTCGGACAGATACCCGCTCTTATAATCTCAACAGCGACAGGTATCATGATAACCCGCTCTTCCGGAGAGGGAGACAACTTTGCAGAGGGCGCTATCAATCAGATCACAGGCAATGCAAAGATCATGATGATTGTAGGTTTCATTATGATCCTTTTTGCTCTGGTACCAGGGCTTCCAACTGCATCTATGGGCTTTGTCGGTATTTTGTTTGCTCTTCTTGGCTGGTCTATCTACAAATATGAAAAAGGCGAGCTAAGTATTCTTGATGTAAATAACATTCTCTCAAAGACAAAAGAGCAAGAAGCAAAACAGAAGGCTATGCGCCCTGCAAAATCTAACGAAGAGATAGCTAAAGAGGAGGAGAGCGCTCTTGAAGATATACTAAAAGTAGAGATGCTAGAGCTCACGCTCGGTTATCAGCTTATTCGTCTTGCAGATAGTGCCCAAGGCGGCGATCTCTTAGAGAGAATCCGCTCGATGAGAAGAAAGATAGCATCAGACTTTGGCTTTTTAATGCCTCAGGTGCGCATAAGAGACAATCTTCACCTCCAGCCACAGCAGTACCAAATACTCCTCAAAGGGATACCTATCGGCGAGGGCACTATTATGCCTGATAAATTCTTGGCAATGGACAGCGGGATGGCAACGGGAGAGATCAATGGGGAGAGAACAAAAGAGCCTGCATTTGGTCTTGAAGCTCTTTGGATCGCGCCTGAGTTAAAAGAGGATGCAATCATCAACGGATACACCGTCGTTGATCCTGCTACGGTTATCTCGACTCATATGAGTGAGCTGATAAAGAAAAATGCTGAGGACCTATTGACCCGTCAAGAGGTTCAGACTCTCATCAATAAGATCAAGAACGACTTTCCTATTATTGTGGATGATGTTACCAAGGTCGCTTCTATCGGGCTTATCCAAAGAGTTCTCAAAGCTCTTCTGCATGAGAAAGTACCTCTTAAAGATATGCTCACGATCCTTGAGACCATTGCAGATGTAGCCGAGTTTACCAAAAATGTGGACGTCATCACCGAGCAGGTACGCGCAAAACTCTCACGCATCATTACAAAGATGTACTCAGGCGAAGACGGAGTAATAAGACTTCTTACATTTGATACCCCCTCAGAGCAGTTGATGCTTGAGAAGTCTCAGGAGCGAGACGGCACAAGAAATCTAATGCTAAACGTCGGCGAGATAAATGCTCTTATCCAAGCAACGAGTGCCAAGGCGGCAGAACTGCTTCAAAAAGGGGTCTCTCCTGTCGTAGTTATAGTCGATCCTCAACTTCGCCGCGGCGTTGCAGAGATATTTGAGAGGTTCTCGCTTGACGTGGTAACACTCTCACATGCAGAGATAGACTCAAGTGCTACATTTGAAGTAATGGGATCGATCTCAATAAAAGAACAGGATAAATAA
- the rpsO gene encoding 30S ribosomal protein S15: MALDSAKKQEIVAKYGRGENDTGSSEVQIALLTTRISELTEHLKVFKKDHASRLGLLKLVGQRRRLMKYFKRKDKDAYLKLVADLGIRDNI; this comes from the coding sequence ATGGCTTTAGATTCGGCTAAAAAACAAGAAATTGTTGCAAAATACGGTCGTGGTGAGAATGACACTGGTTCAAGTGAAGTTCAAATCGCATTATTAACAACTAGAATCAGTGAACTTACTGAGCACTTAAAAGTGTTCAAAAAAGATCACGCATCAAGACTTGGTCTTTTAAAATTAGTAGGACAGCGTCGCCGTCTTATGAAATACTTTAAAAGAAAAGATAAAGATGCTTATCTTAAACTTGTAGCAGATTTAGGTATTCGCGACAATATCTAA